The Nitrospirae bacterium YQR-1 genomic interval CCTTCTCTTGAGACGACAAGAACCTCTTCAGTTTTTATTGGCTGTGCAAAGAGCTCTACCGATATCTCATGAAACATGCCGGTGGCGGCACGCTCTACGTTTACAACTCTTCCTACCGGAATACCCGACGGAAAGAGGCTGTCTGTCCCGGATGTAACCAGCTCCACGCCGGGCTTTACGTCTTCACTTACCGGGATATATTTGAGGCTGCACAGTTGGGTGCCATTGCCTGAGAGCACCGCCTCCGTACGGTTGTCCTCAAACCTTACAGCTACCGAGGAGTGCACATCGGTCAAAAGCAACACAGTAGAGTAGTTGGGCTCAGACAAAATGATTTTCCCGATTAGCCCATTCTCTGTCCGCACCGCCATGTTTTTTTTTACACCCGCTCTTGTGCCGCTGTCTATCACCATTTGGTGGTACCATCTGTCGGGCTGACGGGCTATCACACGTGCAGATGTCACATAGTTTGTTATTTCACTTTTCAGAGACAGAAGGCTGATAAGGCGGTTGTTTTCGTAAATAGCCTCATCATAAAGCTGCTCTTTTAGTAACAGCTTGTTTAGTTCAATCTTTAAGCGGGCATTTTCCCTTTCAAGAGCAAACAGAATGACAAATGGTTTCTTAATTACGTCCAAAGTTGTAGAGATAGCATCGTTAACAAAAAAAAGTGGATACCTCAGGCGAAACAGCGGCTGGAAGGGCCCCTTAAAACTCTGGTATGTCATAAGCGAAATAAGAAAAAAGACATAAATTAAAAAGAGAGTATGATGCTTTTTGAGCATTAACTGACGGCAACTCTCCTAAGCAGCGCCAAATCCTCAAGCATCTTTCCCACTCCCATTACTACCGCAGTCAGCGGGTTTTCCGGCACGATGACGGGGAGTCTGGTTTCCTGCCTGATTAGCTCATCCAGCCCCCTGAGCAGCGCCCCTCCCCCGGCAAGCACAATGCCGTTGTCAACAATATCTGAGGCAAGCTCCGGCGGGGTGTTTTCTAATGCCTGTTTAATTGTGCTCACAATTATGCTCACAGGCTCGTTTAAGGTCTCACGTATCTCGTTTTCACGGATAGTTACCGTTTTGGGTATCCCTGAGATAAGATCGCGCCCATTGACATCTATGGAAAGCTCCTCCTTTGATATCTTAAAAGCTGAGCCTATCTCTATTTTTATTTGCTCGGCTGTTCTGTCCCCTATCATAAAGTTGTACTTTTCCTTGACGTGGGTTATAATCTTTTCATCCATCTTATCCCCGCCGACCTTTACTGCCTTACTATAGACTATGCCATCCATTGAAATAACCGCCACGTCTGTTGTTCCCCCGCCAATATCAACAATCATATTGCCGTAGGGCTCATCAATGGGAAGTCCCACCCCTACTGCGGCAGCCATGGTCTCCTCTATAAGATATACTTCACGGGCACCGGAGGCCTCCGCCGCCTCCTTTACCGCCCGCTGTTCCACCAGAGTTATTGCCGACGGTACCCCTATTATTACACGCGGAGAGACGAAACTCTTTCTGTTATGAGCCTTTTTTATAAAATATTTCAACATCTCGCCGGCGGCGTTAAAGTCCGCTATTACTCCGTCTTTCATCGGCCTTATTGTGATAATGTTTGCAGGTGTTTTACCAAGCATTCTCTTAGCCTCAGCCCCTACCGCTATCACCTTTTTTGTATCCATCCTCATTACAACTACCGAGGGCTCATCGCAAACAATCCCCTTTCCTTTAGCATACACCAATGTGTTGGCCGTACCAAGGTCTATAGCCAGATCGTTGGAAAATAGCCCCAAGAGCTTATTAAAAATCATTTTACCTCCATTTTACCGATGACGGACACAACCACTGTGCCGGCAAGCTCGTCACCTATTCTCTTTCTTTCTGCATTGCCTGTCATTACTATAAACTCTATAATAAGTATTCCTGCAAAGAAAAACCATCCTAAAAGCGGTATCCGCCACAGCAAAAGTGCCGCCGCCATGGTTAAATTTCTAAGTATGGAGCACCTGAGGGCGGCTCCGGCCTCAGCCCTCTGTGACACTACCCTTAAACCCATCAGTTTTTTGCCGACACCTGCCCCCTCAAATAACCCGTCCGCTGTCAGCAAGTACATTACCGCCACGTAAAACCCAGCCCTCGGGACCAGTTCAATCAACACCATAACAATTAAAAAGTCCACAGCTCTGGCTACCACCCTTGATAAAATGTCGGGTCTGCCCGTTCCTTCACTCATCATACATAATAGCAGATACGCTTTCTAATTATCAACAAATCGCTTTTTGTTCAACCATGTCAATTGTTAAAATTTTTACCTTATACCGGAAGTTCAGCGTAAGAAATGGCGTTAAGTAGCTATTGCAATCAAAAAAGTAAAATCAATAAGGGGAAGGACTCTGTCCTTCCCCTTATACCCTTTCCTGCGAGGGGAATGATTCCCCTCGACCCCCGGTTTCCAAGGTTTAGTCGCTTTAATTTAAATAATTTTAATATTACGTCTATGAATGCTACTTGGTATAAGTAGTTAATAAATAAGAAAAAAGCAATTGTGGAGGGTTGAAAATATCCCAGCTACACGGTATCTGTAAAATTAGTAGAAGGAGTATTCGTTTATATTTTGTTAATTTGAATTTGTACGAGTGATACGGCGGTTTAACTCTCCGTAGTCCTTTACTTCAGCTTAAAATCTGTCACGTATTTTTTAGCTTCCTTTACAGCATGGCGGATGATGTTTTTTACGTATATTCCGAATGCCGCATAGAACAGGTCCAGGGTTACAATCCGTTTGAAGACATATTTCCATGAATAAAATCTTTTCATCGAATAGAGCGTTTCCATGTGCAGAGCCGATGGGGTCATCTGTGCCGGTGTAAACACGGTGTGGTGGATGTCGTACTTATCCCACTGTGTGTGAAGAATCCTGCCGGCATTTTGAAGCTCATCATAGACGGGAGTACCGGGCAGCGGGGTTAGTATCATAAACTGGACGGAATCAATCCCCGAGTCGGAGGCAAAGTCAACCGTTTTCCTGATACTTTCAACCGTGTCTGTGTCTGCGCCAAGAACAAACATCCCGTGAACCTTTATCCCATGGTCTTTGAGTGCTTTTACTGAGGCGATATTGTCCTGATGGGTTTGTTTCTTGTCATATGCAACAAGAGTCTCAGGCGTGATTGATTCAAAACCGAGACATGCCGTAAATTTCCCAACCTGCGCCATAAGGCTTAGTAACTCTTCGTCCTTTACCACATTTGGTCTCATCATGGCAGACCATCGGGGGGTGATTCTCTCCTCAAGCATGAAGCGGATAATCTGTTTTGTCCGCGTCCTGTTGGCAGCAAAATTATCGTCAACAAAAAACAACGGCGAGCTGGATACGGCTGCGATTCTTTTTAGTTCATCCGTAACACTCTTAACAGAGCGAAACCTGTACTTTCTGCCAAACATCGGGGAGACCAGGCAAAACCGGCAGTTATAAGCACACCCTCTCATTGTGGCCACTGGGTGAATGTTGGAGTTCTTCCATTTATAAATTAACGAGAAATCAACATCGGGAAGAGAGTCAAGGTCCTGGATAAACTCTCCTGACGGATTGTGTTTAACAGTGCCCTCAGAGGTCTTATACGAGACTCCGGCTATTGTGCTAATATCAGGGGCACCGGTTCTCAGGTAATTGATAATTTTGGGTAGCGCTATATCACCCTCACCCCGCACCACAAAATCGGCAAACCCCAGACACTCCTCAGGCCGGAAAGAAGGATGCGCCCCTCCCATAATTACCGGTATGCCGAGTTTCTTTAATCCGGCGGCGGTTTTGTAAGCAGTACTAACCGTGGAGGTTATCGTTGATATGCAGACAACATCGGAGCTTTCAACAAAACTCCAGTCAGGCCGGCATATGTCTTCTATAAAAACCTTTACCTCAAAGCCCATTTTACTTAAAATTGTTGACAGCAGAACACTGCCTACACGCGGAATGGGAAATCTTCTGAATATGTACGACTCAGGTGACCTGACCTCTATAAATGATATTCTCTTTATATCCATACCGGCGTTATATTAACACTTTTGCAATAAAATAATCTTAAATCATTCAGTGCTGATTTTTTGTGTGATGATATGCTAAATTACAATGGTGTCGAGTTTATTATTTAAAGGAGTGCAGCCATGTACATAGTGATGGTGACGCCGGAGATAGCGCCGGTAGCAAAGGTAGGGGGGCTAGCAGACGTTGTATTTGGGCTTTCGCGTGAGCTTGAAATCAGAGGCAATTCCGTAGAGATAATTTTGCCCAAATATGATTGCATGTGGTATGACCGGATATTTGACCTTCAAGTTGTTTATGATGGACTTTGGGTGCCATATTACAACACATGGATTCATTGCACGGTTTTTTTTGGTTTTGTTCACGGCAGAAAGTGTTTTTTTATAGATTCACATTCAGACAAAAACTTCTTTAGCCGAGGAGTGTTCTACGGCCACGGGGATGACAACGAAAGATTTGCTTTTTTCTGCAGGGCCGCTCTTGAGTTTATGTATAAAGCCGGTAAAAACCCCGATATCATACACTGCCACGACTGGCAGACAGCCCTTGTGCCGGTTCTTTTATACGAAATTTACCAACACATCGGAATGAGCCACCCTCGGGTGATTTTCACACTTCACAATTTAAAACATCAGGGAATAGCCGGTGAATATGCACTCCGTGAGGTTGGTCTTGACGCAGGTAAACTTATTAACTACGAAAGGCTGCAGGATGACCACAACCCTCACGCCATAAACCTCATGAAAGGCGGAATTGTATATTCCAATTTTGTTACCACTGTCTCACCACAGTACGCATGGGATGTGCGCACCTCTGAGCAGGGCTTTGGGATGGGGCATACTCTGCACATTCATCAGAGCAAATTTGGCGGCATATTAAACGGCATTGACTACGATGTGTGGAACCCCGAGATTGACCCGCATATACCCTTTAAGTATGGTACTTCAAACATAGATGATAAGTATAAGAACAAAGAGGCGCTGAGGCATCGTCTCTTGCTGAGGCAGGACCTTAAACCGATAATTTGCGCAATCGGCAGGTTGGACCACCAAAAGGGAGTGCATCTGATAAAGCACGCCCTCTATTACGCTATCCAAAACGGCTGGCAGTTTATTTTACTCGGCTCAAGTCCCGACAGAGCCGTTAATGATGAGTTTCTCCACATAAAACATCAACTTAACGACAATCCCGATTGCCATCTGGAAATCGGATACAATGATGAGCTGTCGCATTTAATGTACGCAGGCTCCGACATGCTTTTGATACCCAGTCTGTTTGAACCCTGCGGCCTTACCCAGATGATTGCCATGAAATACGGCACGATTCCAATAGTACGAAGTACCGGAGGCCTGGCTAACACAGTCTTTGACGCCAATCACTCAGACAGGCCGTTTAACGAAAGAAACGGCTACGTTTTCCACGGCACTGATTACGGCTCTCTTGAGCACGCCATGCACAGGGCTACAGGGCTCTGGTACTCCTACCCCTCCGATTTCAGAAACCTTATATTAAACGCTATGAACTACGATTGGTCATGGAACTGGCCGGGGAAACACTATCTCGATATTTATGAATTTATAAGAAATAAGTAGAAAAGCAGAGATAGAGTGCATGATACCAAGTAGCAGTCAAAAGTAAACACAGGCGACTGGGAGCTTTCGACGAAGCCAACAAAGTTAATCGAATGAATGCAGCTTGGTATGAGAAGGAAGATGAAGTGAAAAGAAAATTGGTATTACATCACACAATCACTATGACCTCTTTCCCTATCACGATTTAGCCTTATTGGTCCAGGCTGTTGCCAGGTTAAAAAGCTGGTCATAATCAACCGGTTTTGAAATATAGTCATCAGCTCCTGCCTCGATGCACTTGTCTCTGTCATCTTTCATTGCTTTGGCAGTAAGGGCTATGATGGGCAGCTTTGCTGTTTTAGGGTTTTTACGTATTTCTCTCATAGCTTCAAAGCCGTCCATTACGGGCATCATTATATCCATAAGAATCAAGTCAATTTTATCGAAGTTGTCCTGTAAAATATCAAGGGCTTTTTGTCCGTTTACCGCAATAAGTGTCTCGGCCCCCTGGCTTTCCAGTGTGGCGGAGAGGACAAATATATTCTTAGAGTCGTCATCCACAACCAATACCCGTTTTCCATCAAGCATTTTTCCGCCGCTCTTTAACGCCGGTATATCCTTTGCGTAGTCCTTATGCACCCTGTGCAAAAACAGCGATACCTCCTCCTTTAGCCGTACATAGGAATTAGCAGTTTTAGCTATTATGCTTTGAGAAAACCTCCTTAGCTGCGCATCCTCCTCCGGTGTTATATCCTTGCCGGTATAGACGATAACAGGCACATCAAAATCATTGTCCCGTATAAATTTACAAAGCTCAATTCCACTGCCGTCTTTTAACTTTAAATCCACAACTACCGCGTCATAAATTTCTTTTTTTAATTCAACCTTTGCCTCCTCCGCCCCTGAAACTCCCGTAACTCTAACATAACTGTCAGCCACCAGCTCGATAAGGGATTCCCTCTGGTGTTGTTCATCCTCAACTATGAGCAAATCTTTGGGGGTTTTAGTTGAAAATTGTGCTATATGGTCTATGGCCTTCTTTATGTCCTCATCTGTTACGGGTTTAGCGGTAAAACCGATGGCTCCCAGGCTTTGCAGATAGACGTCCTTTTCCCTGCCGCTGATTATTTG includes:
- the mreC gene encoding rod shape-determining protein MreC, whose product is MLKKHHTLFLIYVFFLISLMTYQSFKGPFQPLFRLRYPLFFVNDAISTTLDVIKKPFVILFALERENARLKIELNKLLLKEQLYDEAIYENNRLISLLSLKSEITNYVTSARVIARQPDRWYHQMVIDSGTRAGVKKNMAVRTENGLIGKIILSEPNYSTVLLLTDVHSSVAVRFEDNRTEAVLSGNGTQLCSLKYIPVSEDVKPGVELVTSGTDSLFPSGIPVGRVVNVERAATGMFHEISVELFAQPIKTEEVLVVSREGT
- a CDS encoding rod shape-determining protein yields the protein MIFNKLLGLFSNDLAIDLGTANTLVYAKGKGIVCDEPSVVVMRMDTKKVIAVGAEAKRMLGKTPANIITIRPMKDGVIADFNAAGEMLKYFIKKAHNRKSFVSPRVIIGVPSAITLVEQRAVKEAAEASGAREVYLIEETMAAAVGVGLPIDEPYGNMIVDIGGGTTDVAVISMDGIVYSKAVKVGGDKMDEKIITHVKEKYNFMIGDRTAEQIKIEIGSAFKISKEELSIDVNGRDLISGIPKTVTIRENEIRETLNEPVSIIVSTIKQALENTPPELASDIVDNGIVLAGGGALLRGLDELIRQETRLPVIVPENPLTAVVMGVGKMLEDLALLRRVAVS
- a CDS encoding RDD family protein, coding for MMSEGTGRPDILSRVVARAVDFLIVMVLIELVPRAGFYVAVMYLLTADGLFEGAGVGKKLMGLRVVSQRAEAGAALRCSILRNLTMAAALLLWRIPLLGWFFFAGILIIEFIVMTGNAERKRIGDELAGTVVVSVIGKMEVK
- a CDS encoding B12-binding domain-containing radical SAM protein — encoded protein: MDIKRISFIEVRSPESYIFRRFPIPRVGSVLLSTILSKMGFEVKVFIEDICRPDWSFVESSDVVCISTITSTVSTAYKTAAGLKKLGIPVIMGGAHPSFRPEECLGFADFVVRGEGDIALPKIINYLRTGAPDISTIAGVSYKTSEGTVKHNPSGEFIQDLDSLPDVDFSLIYKWKNSNIHPVATMRGCAYNCRFCLVSPMFGRKYRFRSVKSVTDELKRIAAVSSSPLFFVDDNFAANRTRTKQIIRFMLEERITPRWSAMMRPNVVKDEELLSLMAQVGKFTACLGFESITPETLVAYDKKQTHQDNIASVKALKDHGIKVHGMFVLGADTDTVESIRKTVDFASDSGIDSVQFMILTPLPGTPVYDELQNAGRILHTQWDKYDIHHTVFTPAQMTPSALHMETLYSMKRFYSWKYVFKRIVTLDLFYAAFGIYVKNIIRHAVKEAKKYVTDFKLK
- a CDS encoding glycogen synthase: MYIVMVTPEIAPVAKVGGLADVVFGLSRELEIRGNSVEIILPKYDCMWYDRIFDLQVVYDGLWVPYYNTWIHCTVFFGFVHGRKCFFIDSHSDKNFFSRGVFYGHGDDNERFAFFCRAALEFMYKAGKNPDIIHCHDWQTALVPVLLYEIYQHIGMSHPRVIFTLHNLKHQGIAGEYALREVGLDAGKLINYERLQDDHNPHAINLMKGGIVYSNFVTTVSPQYAWDVRTSEQGFGMGHTLHIHQSKFGGILNGIDYDVWNPEIDPHIPFKYGTSNIDDKYKNKEALRHRLLLRQDLKPIICAIGRLDHQKGVHLIKHALYYAIQNGWQFILLGSSPDRAVNDEFLHIKHQLNDNPDCHLEIGYNDELSHLMYAGSDMLLIPSLFEPCGLTQMIAMKYGTIPIVRSTGGLANTVFDANHSDRPFNERNGYVFHGTDYGSLEHAMHRATGLWYSYPSDFRNLILNAMNYDWSWNWPGKHYLDIYEFIRNK